DNA from Nitriliruptor alkaliphilus DSM 45188:
CGTGCACCCGACGTTCCTGCCCAAGGAACACCCCCTCGCCGGGGTCCGCGAGTCGTTCAACGCGATCTACGTCGAGGCCGAAGCCGCCGGCGAGCTGATGTTCTACGGCCGCGGCGCCGGCTCGCTGCCGACCGGATCCGCGGTCGTCGGCGACGTGATCGACGTCGCGCGCAACCTCATGCAGACCGCCCGGGGGCCCATCGCCTCCGACCACCGCGCCAAGCCGCTGCGGCCCATCGAGGACCTGCAGACCCAGTACTACGTGCTGCTCGCCGTGGCGGACGAACCCGGCGTCCTCGCCGAGGTGGCCAGGACCTTCGGTGACCACGACGTGTCGATCGCGCAGGTCTGGCAGGAGGGCTCGGGGGACACCGCCCAGCTGGTCCTCATCACCCACCGATCGCGCGAAGGCGACCTGCGCGCCTGTGTCGAGTCCCTCGAGGCCTCGTCGTGCGTCCGCAAGGTCACCAGCGTCCTGCGCGTCGAGTCGGAGGTGTGGTCGTGAGCGTCGACCCGGAGCGCCGCGGCGCCCACGTGTGGCGGGGCCTCATCCACGAGTACCGCGACCGCATGCCGGTCACCGACGACACGCCCGTGGTCACCCTCCGCGAGGGCGGGACCCCGCTGATCGTCTCCGAGGTCCTGTCCGAGCTGACCGGCTGCGAGGTCCACCTCAAGTACGACGGGGTCAACCCCACCGGATCCTTCAAGGACCGCGGGATGACCGTCGCCATCTCGAAGGCGAAGGAGGCCGGATCGGAGGCGGTCATCTGCGCCTCGACGGGGAACACCTCCGCGTCGGCCGCCGCGTACGCCGCCAAGGCCGGTATGACCTGCGGTGTCATCGTGCCGAAGGGCAAGATCGCGCTCGGCAAGCTCGCCCAGGCGCTGGTCCACGGCGCCAAGGTGCTGCAGATCGACGGCAACTTCGATCAGGCGCTGGTCATGTGCCGCGAGCTGGCCGAGCGGTACCCGGTCAGCCTCGTGAACTCGGTCAACCCCTACCGCATCGACGGGCAGCGCACCGGCGCGTGGGAGGTCTGCGACCAGCTCGGTCGCGCCCCCGACGTGCACGTGATGCCGGTCGGCAACGCCGGCAACATCACCGCCTACTGGCGCGGCTACCGCGAGTACCTCGCCGACGGGGTCACCGGTGACCTGCCGGTGATGCGCGGTTACCAGGCAGCCGGCGCCGCACCGCTGGTCATGGGCCACCCGGTCGAGAAGCCGCAGACCATCGCGACCGCGATCCGGATCGGGAACCCGGCGTCCTGGGACCAGGCCATGGAGGCCGTCGCGGGGTCGAACGGC
Protein-coding regions in this window:
- the thrC gene encoding threonine synthase translates to MSVDPERRGAHVWRGLIHEYRDRMPVTDDTPVVTLREGGTPLIVSEVLSELTGCEVHLKYDGVNPTGSFKDRGMTVAISKAKEAGSEAVICASTGNTSASAAAYAAKAGMTCGVIVPKGKIALGKLAQALVHGAKVLQIDGNFDQALVMCRELAERYPVSLVNSVNPYRIDGQRTGAWEVCDQLGRAPDVHVMPVGNAGNITAYWRGYREYLADGVTGDLPVMRGYQAAGAAPLVMGHPVEKPQTIATAIRIGNPASWDQAMEAVAGSNGSIRSVTDREIIAAYRQLARQGVFVEMASAASVAGLLQLHAAGELEPGQTVVCVLTGHGLKDPEWAISGAGAPVTVPAEPEAAARALGLIEGSA